AGCACGGGGAGACACCGGGGTCTTTTCCTGCTTCTTGTCGTCATGGTTCTGGTCGCCTTGGTTTGTTTCTGACTGCTGCTCTGGTTTCGTCTCGTCAACGGCCATGGTTAGTTTCCTTTCAAAAGATCAGGGATGGTATGTTCGGCATCGCCGATTGCTCGAGCGAGCGATACTTTAGCAAGGTTGTGGGAGTACAGGCTGCTGATGTAGTCCTGTTCCGCGGAGGCGAGGGTCTCGTGTGCCTGCACCACCTCGACTGAAGTGGTGACACCGGCTGCAAACCTGTCCTGCGATTGCTTCAACGTAGCGAGCGCGAGTTTGCGGTTGTCGATCGCGACAGTCACCTGCTTGGTCGCCGTTTCCATATCGAGATATGCGTTGCGCACGTCGAGTTCCACAACCTGTTGCTGGTCGGCAAGCTCCGCCTTGCGCTGCGCAACGGCGGCGTTCGCCTGCACCACATCGGCCTTCGCCTTGCCTCCCTGCCAGATTGGAATCGAAAGCGAAGCGACACCGGTGTAAACAGAGATACCCTGGTTTGGGTTCGTGCCCTCTATGCCGTAAGTACCACTTAAAGCAAAGGTTGGTAAATACTCCGACTTTGACGCTTTCACAGTTTGCTCTGCCGCGCGGAGTTGCGCTTTGGCGGCCTGTAAATCGGCGCGGTTTGCGACAGCCTGTTGCAGCGCATCTTCAAGCGATATCGGCGGCTGCGGTGTGTAAGGCAGCGTCTCGTCGATGATCACAGTCGCGCCCAACGGCAATCCCATGATGCGTTCCAATTGCATCTTCTGCTTCTCGTAGTCGGTTTGCCTTGACAAGAGACGTTGCTGTTCCGTCTCCAGCTGAATCAGAATCTTGTTTGTATCTACGGTGGACTTCGTCCCCACACTGTTCTGCGCGGCAGCCTGTTTGTAACTGGCTTGCGCATAGTCCACCTGTACGCGCTCCGACTCTACCTCAGCCATCGTCGCGAGCAGTTGCAAATAGGTGCCGGCAGTAGCGTACACAACCAACTCGCGGGCATCCTTGAAGTTCAACAGAGCAGCGTTTTCGGACGCTCTAGCACTGCGCAGATTATGCACCGCGGCGGGATCAAGCAGGTCTTCCGACACGGCAGCATGAGCGTCGTAATAGTGGACTGGACCGACAGCCGTGGGAAATGAGGCTCCCGCACCGCCGAAGGTGCTCGCGCTCAACCCTTCGGACTGGAGATCGAACCGATTCACGTTTTCGCTGATGCTCCCGGTGATGCTGGGCAGAAGTGCGCTTAGAGACGCAAGTCTCACACCGCGTGCTTGCTGCTGGGAGGCGCTAGCGCCGACCGTACCCAGATTTGTCTTTAAAGCACGTTGAATCGCATCATGGAGATTTAGGTGTACTGCGCCAGAGATCGTGTCCGGTACGCTCCCTATATAACTCCCTTGCACCTGTACGGTCGTGTTCAACACATCCACGCTACTGGAGCTTCCGCCTGGTGCCGTAGACTGTTGAGCGCTTACACTCGCTCCGCCCTGTGGTCTGCCCGAAAGCTGCTGCTGCTGTTGTGCCTTCGCCGGCGTTACCATAGGGGCCTGCTCTTGTGCGTGTGCGTCCCGCAAAATTAAGATCGCTATCGACGTTATGACTACCGCTTTCAAAGCTCGCATTTCATCTCCTTAATGCATGACCACTGCGCCCTGCTTGGGCTTCTTCATCAAGAAAACCAGCGGCACCATGCATAGCGATGCCACGCCCAGTATCACGACGATGTCGAGGTATGACAGCATCGAGGCCTGGTTCTGGAGCGTGTTGTAGAAATCTGCAAGTGCCTGCTGCTTGGCCTGATATATGCCGTAGCCGAGTTGCTGGTAGTGCTGCTGCAACTGCTGGATCTTCGCCAGGTAAAAGGGATTTGAGTTCTTGGCGTGGCTGCTCAGGTATACCTGGTGAACTTGTTGTTTGCGGGCAAGCATCGTTGTCACGAATGCGGTGCCGCACGAGCCGCCGACGTTGCGGGCGAGGTTCGTCATACCCGATACATCGTTCCCTTGCGCCTCTGTCGTGCCCGTATAGGACAGTGTGCTGACGGGTACAAAAAGAAACGAGATACCCAACATCTGTACAAATCGGATCTCCGATGCATATTGGAAACTCATCTGTAAGTCCATGTTCGTCAGGTAGAGGATCGTGCAGCCTGTAAGCGCGAAGCCGAATGCGGCCAGATACCGGTTATCCATCTTGCCGCCCAGGATGCCGACGAGCGGCATGGTAAGCACAGTGGCGATGCCTCCAAAAGACATGACAAAGCCGGCCGACTCCGCCGTGTAGCCCATCAAGTTCTGCAAGAGATTGGGCAGCAGGTTCGAAGTTGCATAGAGCGCCAGCCCAACAATGAACATCATCACGAAGGACACTGCAAAGGTGCGATTTTTAAAAAGCCGCAGGTCAAGGATGGGTCTTTGGTCGGTGCGGGCACGACGCAACTCCCAAACAATGAGCGCTGTTAGCGCAAAGAGACACACGACGGAAGCGCAGGTGATAAATGGTGAGTTGAACCAGTCATCTTCCTGTCCCTTATCGAGGACACACTCGAGTGCTCCAAAAGTGAGGGCCGTCAATCCGAAGCCGAGATAATCGAGCCGGAATCCGCCCTGTTTTGACTTCCTAACTTCCTCCTGAATGCGTGGAGGATCTTCGATCAATTTGTGCGTAAGTATCAGCGAGAGGATTGCGATGGGGATGTTGATAAAGAATATCCAGCGCCAGGAGTAGTGTTCTGTGATGAATCCACCCAGAGTCGGCCCGAGTACCGGAGCCAGCACCACCGCCAAGCCATAGACGGCGAATGCCATGCTTCGTTTCTCCTGCGGAAATGTGTCGGTGAGGATCGCTTGTTCGCATGGACCAAGACCGCCTCCGCCAGCTCCCTGCAGCACCCGGAAGAACAGCAGCAGCGGCAGCGAGGGAGCGAACCCGCACAATAGAGAGCTCACCCCAAACAGTGCCACACAGGTCATGTACAGTCTTTTGCGTCCAAAGAGTGTTGTGAGGTAGGCACTGATCGGCAGAACAACGGCGTTCGAGACTAAGTAACAATTGATGACCCAAGTCGACTCGTCATAGCTCGCCCCAAGTCCACCAGCGATATGAGGCAAGGCAACGTTCGCGATGGAGGTATCTAGAACCTCCATAAACGTGGCAAGCGTGACGGTCACAGCGATAACCCACGGATTGACCTTCGGTTTCCAGGCAGCCTCAGCCATCCTCGCTCCTTATAACCGAACGGATCGGTTCGGTTCTTTTAGGACGCAAAACGCATAATTGGGGATGCAAAGAAAATTGACTAATAATCGTGAGACCTTT
The nucleotide sequence above comes from Tunturibacter empetritectus. Encoded proteins:
- a CDS encoding TolC family protein, whose amino-acid sequence is MVTPAKAQQQQQLSGRPQGGASVSAQQSTAPGGSSSSVDVLNTTVQVQGSYIGSVPDTISGAVHLNLHDAIQRALKTNLGTVGASASQQQARGVRLASLSALLPSITGSISENVNRFDLQSEGLSASTFGGAGASFPTAVGPVHYYDAHAAVSEDLLDPAAVHNLRSARASENAALLNFKDARELVVYATAGTYLQLLATMAEVESERVQVDYAQASYKQAAAQNSVGTKSTVDTNKILIQLETEQQRLLSRQTDYEKQKMQLERIMGLPLGATVIIDETLPYTPQPPISLEDALQQAVANRADLQAAKAQLRAAEQTVKASKSEYLPTFALSGTYGIEGTNPNQGISVYTGVASLSIPIWQGGKAKADVVQANAAVAQRKAELADQQQVVELDVRNAYLDMETATKQVTVAIDNRKLALATLKQSQDRFAAGVTTSVEVVQAHETLASAEQDYISSLYSHNLAKVSLARAIGDAEHTIPDLLKGN
- a CDS encoding DHA2 family efflux MFS transporter permease subunit, whose amino-acid sequence is MAEAAWKPKVNPWVIAVTVTLATFMEVLDTSIANVALPHIAGGLGASYDESTWVINCYLVSNAVVLPISAYLTTLFGRKRLYMTCVALFGVSSLLCGFAPSLPLLLFFRVLQGAGGGGLGPCEQAILTDTFPQEKRSMAFAVYGLAVVLAPVLGPTLGGFITEHYSWRWIFFINIPIAILSLILTHKLIEDPPRIQEEVRKSKQGGFRLDYLGFGLTALTFGALECVLDKGQEDDWFNSPFITCASVVCLFALTALIVWELRRARTDQRPILDLRLFKNRTFAVSFVMMFIVGLALYATSNLLPNLLQNLMGYTAESAGFVMSFGGIATVLTMPLVGILGGKMDNRYLAAFGFALTGCTILYLTNMDLQMSFQYASEIRFVQMLGISFLFVPVSTLSYTGTTEAQGNDVSGMTNLARNVGGSCGTAFVTTMLARKQQVHQVYLSSHAKNSNPFYLAKIQQLQQHYQQLGYGIYQAKQQALADFYNTLQNQASMLSYLDIVVILGVASLCMVPLVFLMKKPKQGAVVMH